One Capsicum annuum cultivar UCD-10X-F1 chromosome 2, UCD10Xv1.1, whole genome shotgun sequence genomic window carries:
- the LOC107858575 gene encoding protein ABA DEFICIENT 4, chloroplastic yields the protein MYFSCACFCHSQISFKMNCWTPALVSKVPLNTWRNQTASLALREMKSDLLSQHIGGFETKHSSGGSSLAGSRVTIQLNHQRTLSQRKSFRASACWLPSSEVASTAFTVGTAVVLPFYTIMVVAPKAKLTRKAMKSSIPYIVLGLLYAYLLYLSWTPDTIRLMFASQYWLPELPGIAKMFSNEVTLASAWIHLLAIDLFAARQVYHDGLQNDIETRHSVSLCLLFCPVGILTHFITKALTSSPEKRQRRIH from the exons ATGTACTTCTCTTGTGCTTGCTTTTGCCACTCCCAAATTTCATTCAAG ATGAACTGCTGGACACCAGCTTTGGTGTCAAAAGTCCCGCTGAATACCTGGAGAAACCAGACTGCCTCCCTTGCTCTTAGAGAAATGAAGTCTGACCTTTTAAGTCAACATATTGGTGGATTTGAAACCAAGCATAGCAGTGGAGGGAGTTCACTGGCAGGATCCAGAGTCACTATTCAACTAAATCACCAAAGAACTCTTTCTCAACGAAAAAGCTTTAGGGCGTCTGCTTGCT GGTTGCCAAGTTCAGAAGTTGCATCTACTGCTTTCACAGTGGGAACAGCAGTAGTTCTTCCATTTTATACCATCATGGTTGTGGCTCCTAAAGCTAAACTT ACCAGAAAAGCGATGAAAAGTAGCATACCCTACATTGTGCTTGGACTTTTGTACGCATATCTATTATACCTCTCTTGGACACCAGATACGATCCGGTTGATGTTTGCAAGTCAATACTGGCTTCCAGAG CTGCCTGGTATAGCTAAGATGTTCTCCAACGAGGTGACGTTAGCTTCTGCATGGATTCATCTGTTGGCTATCGATCTTTTTGCTGCAAG GCAGGTTTATCACGACGGATTGCAGAATGATATTGAAACACGCCATTCTGTGTCGCTGTGCTTGCTGTTTTGCCCTGTTGGGATTCTTACTCACTTCATCACCAAAGCTCTAACTAGTAGCCCAGAAAAGAGACAGCGTAGGATTCATTAA